The window ttaatcaggTCAAATCGCCACAGGGGGGGGGTCCGATTTTTcataagacgccatattggcTTTCcataagacgccatattggttttTCTATAAGAcgccattttaaatttttgaaatttcgaAATTCCCGGGTCCCATTTTTCACACGACGCTATATTGTTTCCGTCTGTCgccatattggatttttttttttacaacgccctattggtttttttcgcaagacgccatattggatttttttaaatgtcatctTTGGTTTTTAAAAGACGCCATCtcgtgttattattattattaatggaaaaaaaatattttccctaACCGGGATTTGAACTCAGACCTTTGGCATGAGAGTTTGGCACGCTATCCTCTGAAACAAACAAGAGATTATGCTATTCCCTGTCGGTAAAAGAATATtccttcaaatattatttaatgaaaaactaaattgCCTTCGATAGCTCAGTTGGTAGAAGCGATGGACTGTAATTGgtttgattaaaatatgaGAGACATCCAGAGGTCGCTGGTTCGAATCCGGCTcgaaggaattttttttttttttctatttttattcatataaaaacgATGTTgatggaattaaaaaaaaaaaaaaaaaaaaaaaatttgtcttgatgatgGTTTGAACTGAGGACCAATCATTTTATAGGTTGGAACCTTAGCTCTTgcatcatcaagacaaattacagaaagtattgtaaataattccattatttcatcatctatttgatgtttataaaataagttgTGGAGGGGGTAAATAGGAAGTGGAAGGGATGGAAAAAGAGGGGAGTGAATATCCAGAGGTATAAAAGGAATATCATCAGTTCAGAACTGGTCACTATACAGTCGAGTTGAGTTgagttaatatattaaaacaaaatgtcaGCATTCATTGATTTTCATGGATTTCAAGAACCTCAaggtttatttgttgtaaaagaGTTAGTTATCCAACCTGtaaattcaagatcttcaccaactataaaaatattcaaaccacCTTGTGAAAAATCACATCTAacagaagaatataaaaaaactgtgaataattgtgaaaaaaaataatcatgggATATCTTGGGAAGCTGGTTGtgatcaatataataacgtatcaacaataatcattgaagaattagttggaaagtttaattatttatttgtcataggtgaagatagaaaaaaatggttaacatttattttacgttttaatccaatgacaattttcaatttggaAGACCTAGGATGtccagatataaaaatattagagatGGAACATCCAGCAATACGACATGTGAATTCACATCCTTTATGCAGTTCTTACAAATGTGCATATGAAAATGCACAGAGATACAAATactggtatattaaaaaattttcaacaagagccaacatgaaaaaatccattttacatttttgtgcagttgaaaatataactgaCTTGACACAAAAAGATATTGCTGCACTTCCAGTGATggctattataaaatttgcatcacatcaaattgatgaaatttgggAAAAATTATCAGTAGAACAACGTTCAAatccaacaatttcaaaattaaaacgatGTAAAAAACATCCAATACAAAATGATTGTGAAGATGAAGTTGGAATATCTTATTATGTActagaaaaatattgtttaaaatgtaaagaagTAACTGACAAtggagaattaaattttatcaatgaataaaccaaatttttaaaaattgataattttttagaatcaTCCTTCCTTTCTTAGaatataagataaaaaaaataaagatttagtttgtataataaaaaataatagaaacaaacatttttaacatttaaaaaaggaaaaaatactGACTAgatttcattgttataaaaattgatgaatcatctgACAACAATggattaaatttagaaaatatactgAAACATGTTCAAACAGGAATTATTAGCTTTTCTCAAAAGAATATTTTCAcatctattgttataaatgaaaaagattaaagattagaataatagaaagtaaaaacttttctaagaagaaaaaattttagtcgGGATAAGCATCACCTGGTTTTCCTTCCCCACAAAATATCAACCAATCACAATTCCCCGTTTAAACTTAAGTAGAAAAGCATAACCTGTTTTCCCTCctccaacaaaatattaaccaAATCACAACTTCCCCCACGTTAGTGAAAGAGAAGGGAACGTTGGTGGGGGACCTGAGATTTAGTATATATTCTCGTGCACAGAGACTAAGCATCACTCATCGTTCAGTCCATCAGCTGTAGTGCGCCCAGTCTTAGAAACCAACAAGTAAGTTTtaccatatatttataaatttttattaacttatcaatactttcaatgtttttcaataatgtattttgttaactaaaataacttttccatttacagatattaaaaatgggttttgcaaaagcaaaaaaacttcaaaaagctAACGAACGCAAATCATTGaaagatttaaaaagaaaagtagtttataaaattactaaagtaGCGAGATTTCCAACATCAAAGTATGGTCCAGCGCTAACAGTTGaaatcaacaatgaaaattatgcatATCTACCAAAAAGATTTGCTACACATTTCAATCAAGATGATCAAGAATTTAAGGAGCTAGAAAATGCTGTCAAGAAAGGAACACTAACCATGGTTCTTGATGGTGAAAATAACCAAGATGTAATATTAGATGATAGTACATATGATCTACGTGATttcgatgatgatgaggaaatgtgaataaataaataaataaatacactaaatcaaattattttcgtttgttttatttaattaaaaccataggttacaaataatttatgttaactTATGTACTATTCCACTTATTGgtctatattcaattattttatcatgtaaaattaagcaaTATGCTGTCGTTCCTTGaggaaaatttttcttttgattcaaattcaagcgtacatctacagcaccagtcttcaaaaactcattttgtttactacaatcaataacaattaatggagattttttaataaaattatcttttgttaCTAAATCTATTTTTGAGCCATAGTAAGACTCTGCAAAATTAGCAtacatatcatataataaagcaaattgatttttcaatatctaGATTCAAATTcccatatggaaaaatatgagaattaagataaagtttaacatttgttattttacaatgatcaaaatgTGTTACATCTTTTGCCAatcatttttctatttgattgaaaaccaAGAATAACATAACGTGGCTTTTCCAGTTGAGTTGCAGTTTTCACTGTCCATATATGATGAGTTGTTTGTGGCAGCAATGGATACTCATATAAGTCCCACGATCTAAATCCAATAGAAATGACAggatctttttgtatatatttcattatatcaattttatttttgtttgataacatTATATACGGTACAAgccattcaatttttgtaagttttaaatcaaattctgGCATATTAGGAACTCTCTCATTATCTCGTACGATCGCATTCAAATTTGAACGTGATCGTATCATAATGAGTTCATGTTTcgcattgacaattattttttgataatcttcagcaaagccaaaaattatatttaatggaacgcatatatcaaaatatccatcatcattcatcaatttcataccattttgatttatccaccctgcattttcataattcattcttgaacttaatgacaaataatttttcattgtagatgttataccaacattctttgatttatcaattaaaactccatttaattcataacgcatttcatcaaacaaaaaacacatagCATTATTTACTAACGTTAAAGGATAAATATCAGCAAGTGGATCTTCTGCATTTACAGCAACATGTTCTTGCGTTAATTTTCCACTCATACGTATGTAGCTTTTTGATGGTAGAACAAACAAATCTTGATTCTGAATTGATATTCTTATTTCATTACTATTCTCGAAACTGGTTGATCCAAATTACTGATGAGCATGTAGCTCATAGTTgtatatttcattgttaaattgaacTGGCGCGTTTATATCGTATTTTGACGTGTAAAACAATTAagacaagt is drawn from Aphidius gifuensis isolate YNYX2018 linkage group LG3, ASM1490517v1, whole genome shotgun sequence and contains these coding sequences:
- the LOC122852020 gene encoding uncharacterized protein LOC122852020, coding for MGFAKAKKLQKANERKSLKDLKRKVVYKITKVARFPTSKYGPALTVEINNENYAYLPKRFATHFNQDDQEFKELENAVKKGTLTMVLDGENNQDVILDDSTYDLRDFDDDEEM